One Streptomyces coeruleorubidus DNA segment encodes these proteins:
- a CDS encoding PP2C family protein-serine/threonine phosphatase, producing the protein MNRLVTAERALRTAAPHQLLDAVRRVLTDQYAADSVELYLADYGLTVLQPVSVPPHTLQPVSVANSPAGRAFGAQEPYVETLSGDSADGVRAHLPVTVRGDRLGVLTVTLPGGEHADGCLGELAEIAEVLGHEVVVAERDTDLYLQARRRDRLTLAAEMQWQLLPGRSCARPEYELGAQLEPAYAIFGDNFDWSATADRLSLYVTNGMGEGIEASLLTNLAINALRNARRAGLPLADQAALADQAVYAHYRGRCYLSVLMLDIELATGRVRAVDAGSPRLLRLRRGAVERVPFDAQLPLGMFEETDYVAQEFGVEPGDRLVFVSDGVYDAASPGGEAYGNAALVRAIQSTRLLRAAEVPRAILRELSGHRGRPVPDDDALVVCLDWRGR; encoded by the coding sequence GTGAACAGACTCGTGACCGCCGAGCGCGCCCTGCGCACGGCGGCGCCCCATCAACTGCTGGACGCGGTCCGTCGTGTACTGACCGATCAGTACGCGGCGGACTCCGTCGAGCTGTACCTGGCCGACTACGGACTGACGGTGCTTCAGCCGGTGTCCGTGCCGCCGCACACCCTTCAGCCGGTGTCCGTGGCCAACAGCCCGGCGGGCCGGGCCTTCGGCGCGCAGGAGCCGTACGTGGAAACCCTTTCGGGCGACTCGGCTGACGGGGTACGCGCGCATCTGCCGGTCACCGTGCGCGGCGACCGCCTCGGCGTGCTGACGGTGACCCTGCCGGGCGGCGAGCACGCCGACGGCTGCCTCGGCGAACTGGCCGAGATCGCCGAGGTGCTCGGGCACGAGGTGGTCGTGGCCGAGCGGGACACCGACCTGTACCTCCAGGCGCGCCGCAGGGACCGGCTCACCCTGGCCGCCGAGATGCAGTGGCAGTTGCTGCCGGGCCGCTCCTGCGCCCGACCCGAGTACGAGCTGGGCGCACAGCTGGAACCGGCGTACGCGATCTTCGGCGACAACTTCGACTGGTCCGCCACGGCCGACCGGCTCAGTCTCTACGTCACCAACGGCATGGGCGAGGGCATAGAGGCCTCCCTGCTGACGAACCTGGCGATCAACGCCCTGCGCAACGCGCGCCGGGCCGGTCTCCCCCTCGCCGACCAGGCGGCCCTGGCCGACCAGGCGGTGTACGCCCACTACCGGGGCCGCTGCTACCTGTCCGTGCTCATGTTGGACATCGAGCTGGCCACCGGGCGGGTCCGGGCGGTGGACGCCGGTTCCCCGCGGCTGCTGCGGCTGCGCCGGGGTGCGGTGGAGCGGGTGCCCTTCGACGCCCAGCTGCCGCTCGGCATGTTCGAGGAGACCGACTACGTGGCCCAGGAGTTCGGGGTCGAGCCCGGTGACCGGCTGGTCTTCGTCAGCGACGGGGTGTACGACGCCGCCTCCCCGGGCGGAGAGGCGTACGGCAACGCCGCACTCGTCCGGGCGATCCAGTCGACCCGGCTGCTCCGGGCCGCCGAGGTGCCCCGGGCCATCCTGCGCGAACTGTCCGGCCACCGCGGCAGACCCGTCCCGGACGACGACGCCCTGGTGGTGTGCCTGGACTGGCGTGGGCGCTAG
- a CDS encoding MarR family transcriptional regulator, with product MTSTAAELLEVLWGRASTAPASASQLRVLLILEHHEGINLRTLADSLASTPPSTSRLCDRLQAAGFVERVVSAADRREVRLHLSGRGRAFLADLRVRREQTLRAVLDQMPAAKRVALLQGLEAFCDAAAAQIHDDSDDSPASGTRTA from the coding sequence GTGACCTCCACGGCCGCGGAGTTGCTGGAAGTCCTCTGGGGCCGGGCGTCGACGGCACCCGCCTCCGCCTCCCAGCTGCGCGTGCTGCTCATCCTGGAGCACCACGAGGGCATCAACCTGCGCACCCTCGCCGACTCCCTCGCCTCCACGCCGCCCTCGACCAGCCGGCTGTGCGACCGGCTCCAGGCGGCCGGGTTCGTCGAGCGCGTGGTGAGCGCGGCGGACCGGCGCGAGGTACGGCTGCACCTCAGCGGCCGGGGCCGCGCCTTCCTGGCCGACCTGCGCGTCCGCCGGGAACAGACGCTGCGCGCGGTGCTCGACCAGATGCCGGCCGCCAAGCGCGTCGCGCTGCTGCAAGGGCTGGAGGCGTTCTGCGACGCGGCCGCGGCCCAGATACACGACGACTCCGACGACTCCCCCGCGTCCGGTACCCGGACTGCCTGA
- a CDS encoding STAS domain-containing protein, giving the protein MTGPSGNGPAGFGHPVAGSPVAGSLGGPGFTVPVLRLGDILLVTLQGELHDGMAEQLQQDITERIAHTRVTGVVIDISGVDIVDSFLGRVLAEIAAGAGLLAARTVLAGMRPAVAITLVELGLTLPGLRTALDVERAMELLTAGEHLDGGSP; this is encoded by the coding sequence ATGACCGGCCCCTCGGGGAACGGGCCCGCGGGATTCGGGCACCCGGTCGCCGGATCCCCGGTCGCCGGGTCCTTGGGTGGGCCCGGCTTCACGGTGCCGGTCCTCCGGCTGGGCGACATCCTGCTGGTCACCCTCCAGGGGGAGCTGCACGACGGGATGGCCGAGCAGCTCCAGCAGGACATCACCGAACGGATCGCGCACACCCGGGTGACCGGTGTGGTCATCGACATCTCCGGCGTGGACATCGTCGACTCCTTCCTGGGGCGGGTCCTCGCCGAGATCGCCGCCGGGGCCGGGCTGCTGGCCGCCCGTACGGTGCTGGCCGGGATGCGTCCCGCGGTCGCGATCACCCTGGTCGAGCTGGGGCTGACCCTGCCCGGACTGCGCACGGCCCTGGACGTCGAACGCGCGATGGAGCTGCTCACCGCGGGTGAGCACCTGGACGGGGGGAGTCCGTGA
- a CDS encoding anti-sigma regulatory factor — MPASRHAAPASLPIGSDADLAWVRQQVRQAAAELGFGLVQQTKLVTAASELARNTLVHGGGGHVEITRLDAGPSPGLRLAFVDAGPGIRDLDQAMTDGYTSGGGLGLGLSGARRLVHEFDVDSRPGEGTTVTVTAWATAVPPSRPGS; from the coding sequence ATGCCGGCCTCCCGCCACGCCGCCCCGGCCAGCCTGCCGATCGGCTCGGACGCCGACCTGGCCTGGGTACGGCAGCAGGTCCGGCAGGCCGCCGCCGAGCTCGGTTTTGGTCTGGTGCAGCAGACCAAGCTCGTCACCGCCGCCAGCGAGCTGGCCCGCAACACCCTCGTCCACGGCGGCGGTGGCCATGTGGAGATCACCCGGCTGGACGCCGGGCCGTCGCCCGGCCTACGGCTGGCCTTCGTCGACGCCGGGCCCGGCATCCGTGACCTGGACCAGGCGATGACCGACGGCTACACCAGCGGCGGCGGGCTCGGCCTCGGCCTGAGCGGGGCCAGGCGGCTGGTCCACGAGTTCGACGTGGACAGCCGGCCCGGTGAGGGGACGACCGTCACCGTCACCGCCTGGGCCACGGCCGTGCCGCCGTCCCGGCCGGGGTCGTGA
- a CDS encoding STAS domain-containing protein: MQVSVSEENADREPAAQQVSAFLERRREQIAQRWADAALFRTVFTVSRDEAVEAGRSVAAALAAVSAAGRPDDIRAPGFDAVRDQLGRMAASRARRGIDADGLADEVAALREPVTELLRAEFPDPYAPEAQECVLALTVLMGTLRLVVLETTVSAGEEVIARQREQLHEVATPVIKLWDSTVAVPLIGTLDSARSQVVMESLLDAIVAERARYAILDITGVPTVDSLVAQHLMKTVAAARLMGAECIVSGIRPPIAQTIVQLGIDLGTVLTRASLADALAYALSQQGVEIAPLRAADAGAR; the protein is encoded by the coding sequence ATGCAAGTGTCGGTGTCGGAAGAGAACGCGGACCGGGAGCCGGCCGCACAGCAGGTGAGTGCCTTTCTCGAACGCCGCCGGGAGCAGATCGCCCAACGGTGGGCGGACGCCGCGCTGTTCCGCACGGTCTTCACCGTGTCCCGCGACGAGGCGGTGGAGGCGGGCCGGTCCGTGGCGGCGGCGCTGGCCGCGGTGTCGGCCGCCGGACGGCCGGACGACATCCGGGCCCCCGGATTCGACGCGGTGCGCGACCAGTTGGGGCGGATGGCCGCCTCCCGCGCCCGCAGGGGGATCGACGCGGACGGGCTCGCCGACGAGGTGGCCGCCCTGCGCGAGCCGGTGACCGAGCTGCTGCGCGCCGAGTTCCCGGACCCGTACGCCCCCGAGGCCCAGGAGTGTGTGCTGGCCCTCACCGTGCTGATGGGCACGCTGCGTCTGGTCGTACTGGAGACGACGGTCAGCGCGGGCGAGGAGGTGATCGCACGGCAGCGCGAGCAACTGCACGAAGTGGCCACCCCGGTGATCAAACTCTGGGACAGCACCGTCGCCGTACCGCTGATCGGCACGCTGGACAGCGCGCGCAGCCAGGTGGTCATGGAGAGCCTGCTGGACGCGATCGTCGCCGAGCGCGCCCGGTACGCCATCCTCGACATCACCGGCGTGCCCACGGTCGACTCGCTGGTCGCCCAGCACCTGATGAAGACGGTGGCCGCGGCCCGGCTGATGGGCGCCGAGTGCATCGTCTCCGGCATCCGGCCCCCGATCGCGCAGACCATCGTCCAGCTGGGCATCGACCTCGGCACGGTGCTCACCCGCGCGAGCCTGGCGGACGCCCTGGCCTACGCGCTCAGCCAACAGGGCGTCGAGATCGCACCGCTCCGGGCGGCCGACGCGGGCGCGCGATGA
- a CDS encoding RNA polymerase sigma factor SigF has translation MTATTRIGTTTDSATDTGEELPQITEPQKLAPQDARGLTGQFLERLAVLEEGTPEYQYARNTLIEMNMSLVRFAARRFRASGQAMEDVVQVGVIGLIKAIDRFEVSREVQFTSFAVPYIIGEIKRFFRDTSWAVHVPRRLQEARTELAKATEELASRLGRAPKVTELAALMNLSEEEVVEAQVAANGYLSSSLDAAITGDSEESDTTLSEFIGEEDPALELVEDFHALAPLVAELDERQRLILHLRFVEELTQAEIGKHLGISQMHVSRLISRTVARLRSGMLATG, from the coding sequence GTGACGGCGACAACGCGCATCGGCACGACGACGGATTCCGCCACCGACACCGGTGAGGAGCTGCCACAGATCACCGAGCCGCAGAAGCTCGCCCCGCAGGACGCGCGTGGGCTGACCGGCCAGTTCCTCGAACGGCTCGCGGTGCTGGAGGAGGGCACGCCCGAATACCAGTACGCGCGCAACACGCTCATCGAGATGAACATGTCGCTGGTGCGGTTCGCGGCCCGCCGGTTCCGTGCGAGCGGCCAGGCGATGGAGGACGTCGTCCAGGTCGGTGTCATCGGGCTGATCAAGGCCATCGACCGGTTCGAGGTCTCCCGCGAGGTCCAGTTCACCAGCTTCGCGGTGCCGTACATCATCGGCGAGATCAAGCGGTTCTTCCGCGACACGTCCTGGGCCGTGCACGTGCCGCGCCGCCTTCAGGAGGCCCGTACCGAACTCGCCAAGGCCACCGAGGAACTGGCCTCCCGCCTCGGCCGCGCGCCGAAGGTGACGGAGCTGGCGGCGCTGATGAACCTCTCGGAGGAGGAGGTCGTCGAGGCCCAGGTCGCGGCGAACGGCTATCTGTCCTCGTCCCTGGACGCCGCGATCACCGGCGACTCGGAGGAGAGTGACACCACGCTGTCCGAGTTCATCGGCGAGGAGGACCCGGCCCTCGAACTCGTCGAGGACTTCCACGCGCTGGCCCCCCTGGTCGCCGAACTCGACGAGCGCCAGCGCCTCATCCTCCACCTCCGTTTCGTGGAGGAACTCACCCAGGCGGAGATCGGCAAGCACCTCGGCATCTCCCAGATGCACGTCTCCCGGCTGATCTCCCGGACGGTGGCGCGGCTGCGGTCGGGGATGCTGGCGACGGGCTAG